The sequence below is a genomic window from Rhodothermia bacterium.
AGCATCCGGTATCTGGAAAAGGGTTAATGGATTTTGTAGCTGGTTTTGGTTTTGTGCGATGGTTCTTAGGGGGCGGATGTCATCCAAAACATAAATGCCACGCCCAAAAGTGCCAATCACCAAATCGGCTTCGCGTGCCTGAAGGGCCAAGTCCATTGTTGGAACGGTTGGGAAGCCTGCTTTCCATTTTGCCCAGTTTTTTCCAAAGTCAATGCTTACATAAAGCCCCGTTTCCGTACCCAAGAAAAGCAAATTGGGCTGTTCTGTGTCTTGGAGAACCGTATGTGCATAACCGAAAACCTGTTGTGGTTGCACAATACGTGTCCATGTTTTTCCGAAATCCTTGGTATGGAAAACATAAGGCGCCCAGTCATTCATCCGGTGATTGTCCATCACGACGAATGCCTCTGCCGGATTATACGTCGAGGCACGAATTTGCGGAATCCAGATGTTCGCCGGAAGTCCTTTTATGGTGGGGGTGACATTGGCCCAAGTTTGCCCGCCGTCTTGTGTAATTTGCACCAAACCATCATCCGATCCCACCCAGATAAGCCCTTGTTGTAAAGCGCTTGGCGAAATGGCCACGATAGTGGTGTGGTTTTCCGCACCAGTTTGGTCTATAGTTAAACCGCCAGACTCCGCTTGTTTTTGTTTTTCTGGATTGTTGGTCGTGAGATCTGGCGAGATGATGCTCCAAGAGTCACCTCGGTCGGTGGATTTGTGGAGGAATTGGCTCCCGTAATAGATTGTGGTTGGGCTAAAGGGGTCAGTGGCGAATCCCGCATTCCAGTTGAAGCGCAAAGGTTTGTCTTCAGGATGCTTGGGCTTGATGAATTTCTGTTCCCCACCAACCAAATCGGTGCGAACCAAGCCACCCTGTTGTGACATTGCATAGACAAAACGGCTATTTGATGGATCGGGTGCAACATCAAATCCGTCACCAAAGCAGACTTCCTCCCACATGCTGTTTCGTATCCCACCGGCACGCCACACATAAGCGGGGCCACGCCAAGACCCGTTGTCTTGAAGACCGCCATATACATTATAAGGCAAGGCATTGTCCACATTAACATGGTAAAACTGTGCCAAAGGTAGGTTCTCAACAAAGCGCCATGTTTTTCCGCGATCCTGTGAAATGGCAAGGCCGCCATCATTCCCCACCATCATATGGTCTGGATTGTTGGGATGGATCCACATCGCATGATAATCGGGATGAATGTCGTTGTAAGGAATTAAGTTTTGAAAAGTCTTGCCACCGTCTTCAGACTGATCTACCACCACATGAAGGTTGTAAATTCGGTTTTCATTGCCCGGATCTACGTAAATTTCCCAGAAGTAAAACGGACGGCTGCCAATGTTTTTATCCGTTACAATAGTCCAAGAATAACCACCATCGGACGATTTATACAAAGCATTCTTCTTAGATTCGATCAGTGCATACACAAGATTGGGACGGGAAGGTGCAATCGCAATTCCCGTGCGGCCAAGATCACCTTCGGGCAATCCGTCTTCCTTACCAAGGCGCTTCCACGTATTGCCCGCATCGGTGGTGACAAACAGACCGGATCCAGAACCGCCAGACTTGAAAAACCAAGGCCAACGGCGGTGTTCCCACATGCCTACAATCAACTTCTTTGGGTTTTGGGGATCCATAACCATATCGCTGACACCAGAACGGACATCGGTGAACAAAATACGCTGCCATGTCTTGCCGCCATCGGTGGTCTTAAACACGCCCCTCGACTCGGTCTCGCCCCAAGTTGGGCCTTTTGCACCGATATACGCCACTTCGGGGTTGGTGGGGTCAAGGAGGATACGGTGGATGTTCCTTGTGTTTTCCAATCCCAAGTGAATCCAAGTGCGTCCTCCATCTAAGGATTTATATACTCCATTGCCGCCATTTTCCGAGTTTCTGGGATTGCCCTCCCCAGTTCCCACCCAAACAATGTCGGGGTTCTGCTGATTTACGGCAAGTGCGCCAATTCCCGCTACGGCCTGCTCGTCAAAAATAGGCGTCCACGCCACCCCGCCATCAGTGGACTTCCAGACCCCGCCCGATGCCGCGCCTACATAGGCCACGGTTGGATTGTTATGAACGACGGCTATAGCTGTTACCCGCCCACTCATTCCAGCGGGGCCAATACTGCGGGCCTTCATGCCGGAGAACTTAGAGGTTTCTAAGGGTTGGGCAACCACAAAAGGAAAGGTGGAAAAGCAAAATAACAGGACAAATCCAAGATTTATCCACAAAGAAACGGCTTTGAAACGCATGAAAAAGGGTGTTTGGTCTTTGGGTGATAAACGTCACAAGATAAGTATAAAACAATGGAAGCGTTCACAAGACGGTAAGGATATTTTTGGTGAGATCAAGAATCTGTATCTCCCATGGGGTGATTGAGAAAGAGGGGAAGAGGTGGCTTTTAAAGAAAGGATTCGTAATTTTAATTTAGGGATTGGGGAGCAAAATTGCTTCTTTCACTTTGTAGGTCAAGGGTTGTTTGGTGGTAAACATTAGTGTTTTTTGTGCCGATCTGACCGCCCTGAAGGACGGCGTTACTGTTCAGGGCTGAAGCCCTCTGGTGCTTGCGTGCCGATCTCACCGCCCTAAAGGACAGCGTTAGTGTTCTTTGTGCCGTTCTCTCCGCGCTCTTGCGTGACGTTGCGAGACGCCTTTTAACCCCATGCTTCAGCGTGGGGTTTCGAGCAAGACCCGATCTTCGGCTTTAGCCGTGACTAATCAAAGCCCCGTAGGGGTGGCATCTTCGTAGAAACCCGGTTCCAACGCGCGGCATTCGCCTTTATCCATCTTTCAGGGCTAAAGCCCTATGATTGGGGCCACTCTTCTCACCGCCCTGAAGGACGGCGTTAGTGTTCAGGGCTGAAGCCCTCTGGTGCTTGCGTGCCGATCTGACCGCCCTAAAGGACGGCGTTAGTGTTCTTTGTGCCGTTCTCTCCGCGCTCTTGGGTGACGTTGCGAGACGCCTTTTAACCCCATGCTTCAGCGTGGGGTTTCGAGCAAGACCCGATCTTCGGCTTTAGCCGTGACTAATCAAAGCCCCGTAGGGGTGGCATCTTCGTAGAAACCCGTCATGAAACGCGCGGCCCAGCCCCGTAGGGGAGACAGTTCAGGCTATAACCATGATGGACTGTGTAAGTAAGCCATGAATAGGGAAATGCAGACAACAACCAGCGCAAAGCAATTTGCCCTTAGCCTTCACAGCATTTGGCCGTTCATTACTTTGTTGGAAATCAAGTTCCACTTATCAAAAAAGATGGTTCGATTTGTATTTTGAAAGTGCATCATTCTTAACCTCCTTTTTTCCTAAATTGATCTTTGCAAATATGTTACGTATTTCTCTCTTCGTCCTATTGGGCGTTCTCTATTCGGTACAAGCACAAGAGGCTCACCTTCGCGTGAACCAATTGGGATATTTGCCAAACGATTCCAAAATTGCCATTGTGTTTGCCAAGAATCCGCTACGAGGCAACTTCCAAGTCCGTCATGCCGAAAGCCAAGCAGTGGTGGCACAAGGTTCATTGAAACCTGCAAGTGGCACGGCATGGAATACGTTTCCTTATGCTTACAACCTTGATTTTAGTCAAGTGCGGCAGACAGGCCACTATTTTGTCCAAGTCGGAAACGCCGTGTCGCGTCCGTTTCGTATTGGCATAGATGCGTTTGGGACGCATCAAGAGGACTTGCTTGCATTCATGCGGCAACAGCGTTGTGGCTACAACCCTTATTTCAACGTGGTTTGCCATAAACGCGACGGAAAAGTGTTTTATGCGCCTATTCGAGATTCTCTTTTTGTTGATGTGAGTGGTGGTTGGCATGATGCTGGCGATCAACTTAAATATCTCATTACGGGTTCGAATGCAACGGCGCGAATGTTACTTGCTTATGAACTGCAACCCAATAAATTTGCCGATAACTTTGATGAATACGGACACCCATACGCAAACGGCCTTCCAGATGTATTGGACGAAGCAAAATGGGGCTTAGATTGGATTCATAAACTTCACCCAAAACCCGATTGGTTGTTTCATCAAGTTGCCGATGACCGCGATCATCGCGGCTTCAAGATTCCCGATCAAGACCCTGCAGATTATGGCTGGGGCGCTAATTCGTATCGAACAGCCTACTTTGCGGATGGAAAACCGCAAGGGTTGGGTAGATGGAAGAGCGAATCCACAGGAATAGCCAATATCGCGGGTCGTTCGGCGGCAGCGATGGCAATAGCGGCACGTATTTGGAATGAGCGTGGTATTGACTCGATCTTTGCCGAGAAATGTAAACGTGCTGCGATAGCACTTTACGAATTGGGCAAAGCGAAAGAAGGTTTCCAGCAAGGCAATTCTTACGGTGCGCCGTATCGCTACAACGAGGATACGTGGGCGGACGATATGGAATGGGGCGCAGCAGAATTATATCGCTTGACGGGAAACCTCGATTATTACGAAGAGGCAAAACACTACGCTGATATGATCCGCGACGATGGTGCTTTGGCACGCGACTCTATGGCGCACTATCAAAAGTATCCGTTTATGAACATGGGACATTTCGCGCTTTATCAAGTTGCGGATGCTGGCACCAAGGCCAAACTTGCTGGTTGGTACAAAAGTAACCTCGAATTTATTGCGCAGCGGTCTAAGAAAAATGCGTTCCAAATCGGTACACCGTTTATTTGGTG
It includes:
- a CDS encoding glycoside hydrolase family 9 protein, which codes for MLRISLFVLLGVLYSVQAQEAHLRVNQLGYLPNDSKIAIVFAKNPLRGNFQVRHAESQAVVAQGSLKPASGTAWNTFPYAYNLDFSQVRQTGHYFVQVGNAVSRPFRIGIDAFGTHQEDLLAFMRQQRCGYNPYFNVVCHKRDGKVFYAPIRDSLFVDVSGGWHDAGDQLKYLITGSNATARMLLAYELQPNKFADNFDEYGHPYANGLPDVLDEAKWGLDWIHKLHPKPDWLFHQVADDRDHRGFKIPDQDPADYGWGANSYRTAYFADGKPQGLGRWKSESTGIANIAGRSAAAMAIAARIWNERGIDSIFAEKCKRAAIALYELGKAKEGFQQGNSYGAPYRYNEDTWADDMEWGAAELYRLTGNLDYYEEAKHYADMIRDDGALARDSMAHYQKYPFMNMGHFALYQVADAGTKAKLAGWYKSNLEFIAQRSKKNAFQIGTPFIWCSNNLMVNFITQALLYEQMTGDTQFRELMFLHRDWLFGRNPWGTTQFTGIPQHGEFPEDVHLPSNPTLHKVEVGGLNDGPIYASIYNKLIGLTLHQPDEFAEFQNEYVVYHDDIGDYSTNEPTMDGTADALLMMAIFGLRAK